The window CGAGGTCCGGTATCGCCGGCCGGACGGCCGGGAGGTGGATCTCATACCGCTGCGTGGGCGCGGGCTGCGGGAGTATCGGCAGCAGATCCGCGTGATCTTCCAAGACCCGTTCTCCTCCCTGAACCCGCGGATGACACTGCAGCAGATCGTCGGCGAACCACTTCGGGTGAACGGTCTCGCCTCCGGCCGTGAACTGGAGGATCGGGTGGCGAGCATGCTCTCGCGCGTCGGACTGCGCCCGGAGTACATGCGCCGCTACCCGCATGCCTTCTCCGGCGGCGAGCGTCAGCGGATCAACATCGCGCGGGCATTGATCACCGAGCCGCGCCTGGTGATCGCCGACGAGCCGGTGTCCGCGCTCGACGTCTCGGTACGCGCCCAGATCCTGAACCTGCTCGCCGACCTGCAGTCCGAGTTCGGCCTGACCTACCTGTTCATCTCCCACGACCTGTCGGTGGTCGAGCACATCAGCGACCGGGTCACCGTGATGTACCTGGGCAAGGTCGTCGAGAGCGCACCTACCGCCGAGCTGTACCAACAGCCGTCGCACCCGTACACGGAGGCGTTGATGCGGGCGGTGCCCGTCGCGGACGTGTCCCGCCGCCGGAAGCGCCACGAGGTGCACATGTCCGACGACCTGCCCGACCCGGCGAGTCCTCCCCCAGGATGCCGGTTCCACACCCGCTGCCGCCACGCCCAGCTGGATCGATGCTCCAGTGAGGTCCCCGAACTACGCTCGGTGGGCGACGGCCAGCACGCATCCTGCCATTTCGCCGGCGAACTCGCCCTCACCGGCGTCGACAACTCCGCCTCGCCGTCTGTGTCGCGGTGAGTCTGCGGCTTGTGTGCCTGGCAGATGGAGTCTCTCCTCGCCCAGCAGACTCGGTCGGGAGGGAGGCTTCGCCATCGACCTCCCTCGCTGATGCCCACCACACCATGGAGAGACTCCATCTGCCAGACCCGCTACGAGTGCCGGACCGACTATGAGGCGGTCCGGCGACGGAAGAGGCGCCCGGAGATGGGGATGACGACGGCCAAGATCGCGACGCACCAGAGCACCCCTTGCCAGGCGCTGTCGCCGATCGGCATGCCCATGAGCAGCCCGCGGACGGTCTCGATGATCGGCGTCAACGGTTGATGCTCCGCGAAACCGTGCAATACCGACGGCATGGTCTCCGTCGGGACGAACGCGCTGCTGACGTAGGGCAGGAAGACGATGAAGAAGGAGAAGCCGAAGGCCGCGTCGACCGACTTGGCGAGCAGTCCGAACATGACCGCCACGAAGGTCATCATCAGGATGAACAGAATGATCATCCCGATGGCGCCCAGCCATTCGAGCAGCGAAGCTGTCGGGCTGAAGCCCATGAGCAGCGCCACGACGATCACCAGCGTGGTGGAGACCAGGTTGCGCACCATGCTGGCGACCACATGGCCCAGCACGACGATCCAGTTGTTGATCGGCAGTGAACGGAACCGGTCGATCACCCCGGTTGTCATGTCGTTGGTGATACCGGCGGCCGTCTGGCCCGCGGCGAACCCGGCCGTCAGCAGGATGACGCCCGGTACCACGTAGTCGATGTAGTCGGAGTGCGCGATTCCTGCTTCGATCGCGCCCCCGAACACGTAGGTGAACAAGAGAAGAAGCAGCACGGGCAGCGCCACTCCGATGAGCAGGGAATCAGGAGCGCGCAGCGAATGCCGCATGCTCCGTCCGATGAGCACGATCGAGTCCCCTACGGACCAGCCCAACCGGGTACGACGGCCGGCCCGGCTCGATGCGGGAACCAATGGGGGTGTGAGATCAGTGGTGGTCATGCCGCGTCTGCTTCCTCGTGCGTGGGGTCCGAACCTGTCAGGGCCATGAATACGTCGTCGAGCGTGGGCCGCGACAGCGTCATGTCGGCGACCTTGACGCCCGCTAGATCGAGCGCCGTCAGAACCTGACGGACGTCGTCCGGTCCGTCCACGGCCAAGCTCAGCCGCCGGTCCTGATCGTCCAGCCGGAGCGTGTCGCCGCCGATGACGGCGGCCGCCGCCGTGAGTTCGGCTGAGTCGGCGAACTCCAGCTCCAGGCGTTCTGTTCCGACCGCCGACTTCAGATCGTCAGGTGTACCCTCGGCGATGATGCGGCCGTCGTCGATCACTGCCACCCGGTCGGCCAACTGGTCGGCTTCCTCGAGATACTGGGTGGTCAGCAGGATGGTGATACCGGATTGCAGGAGCTCACGGATCACGTTCCACATTCCCTGGCGGCTACGTGGGTCCAGACCCGTGGTCGGTTCGTCCAGGAAGATGATTGGCGGTTTGGCGATGAGGCTGGCAGCTAGGTCCAGACGGCGGCGCATTCCGCCCGAGTAGGTTTTGACCGGCCGTTTCCCGGCGTCAACCAAGTCGAACTGCTCGAGCAGCTCATCCGCCCGCTGCTGTGCGGCGGCCTTGCCGAGGTGATACAGCCGGCCGATCATCACGAGGTTCTCGCGCCCGGTCAGGATCTCGTCGACGGTCGCGTACTGCCCCGTGATCCCCATGACGTTGCGCACCTCATCCGGCGCCCGCGAGACGTCGTGCCCGGCGATGGTCGCCACTCCCCCGTCGGCGGGAAGCAGGGTGCTCAGTATTCGCACGGTGGTGGTCTTGCCGGCTCCGTTCGGCCCCAGCAGCGCGAACATGGTGCCGCGTTCGACCGCGAGATCCACGCCGCGTAGTACCTCTGTCTTCTTGAACGACTTCGTCAGCCCGGTCGCTTCGATGACGATCGGTGGTTTGTCGGTCATGCCGCCTCGCTCCTTCTAGCCTGTATCGGTATGCACCATAAACTGTATGCGTCGTACACTAGGTATATGCTATACACAGTTCTAGGATGGTCGTCAATTCGATTGCACGGAGAGGACGGGATGAACGCAGACCAGCAAGACGGATACCCGGTGCGGACCCTGGAACTGATGTGGGGCCTCACCACACCGTCAAGCCGTGGCCCGAAGGCGTCGCTCAACGTGGAGAAGATCGTGCGGACCGCGATCGGCATCGCGGACGCCGAAGGGCTCGATGCTGTGTCGATGCGCCGGATCGCCGAGGAGCTCGGCTTCACCACGATGTCGATCTACCGGCACATTCCGAGCAAGGAAGATCTCCTCGACCTCATGCAGGACGCCGCGGCCGAGATACCGGCCGACGTCGACTTCGCGGACATGCCGCAGGACAACTGGCGAGAAGCCATTCACTGGTGGGCACAGCACAACCTGATGATGTTCCGGCGGCATCCATGGTGGCTGGACCTGCCTATCAGCGCTCCTCCGATGGGCCCGCACCACGTCCGATGGATGGAGCAGATACTCCATGCCCTGCGGCCCACCGGGCTCCCCGCGGACGAGAAGCTCGGCATTCTGCTGCTGGTCAGCATGTATGCGCTCAGCATCGGCCGCCTCGACTATTCGATGTCCCAGGGGTCGGCGCGCACCGGCGTCCAGCCCGAGGAATGGGTGAAGGTCTACAGCGAGACTCTCGCCAAGGTGATCGATCCCGCGGAGTTTCCGGCGGTAGCCGAACTGATCCAGGCCAACGTCCTGTTCGCCGGCCCCGGCTCAGCGGCGCCCGAATCCGGCACACCCGAGTCCGCCCCGGAAAGG is drawn from Phytoactinopolyspora mesophila and contains these coding sequences:
- a CDS encoding ABC transporter permease, with amino-acid sequence MTTTDLTPPLVPASSRAGRRTRLGWSVGDSIVLIGRSMRHSLRAPDSLLIGVALPVLLLLLFTYVFGGAIEAGIAHSDYIDYVVPGVILLTAGFAAGQTAAGITNDMTTGVIDRFRSLPINNWIVVLGHVVASMVRNLVSTTLVIVVALLMGFSPTASLLEWLGAIGMIILFILMMTFVAVMFGLLAKSVDAAFGFSFFIVFLPYVSSAFVPTETMPSVLHGFAEHQPLTPIIETVRGLLMGMPIGDSAWQGVLWCVAILAVVIPISGRLFRRRTAS
- a CDS encoding ATP-binding cassette domain-containing protein, whose translation is MTDKPPIVIEATGLTKSFKKTEVLRGVDLAVERGTMFALLGPNGAGKTTTVRILSTLLPADGGVATIAGHDVSRAPDEVRNVMGITGQYATVDEILTGRENLVMIGRLYHLGKAAAQQRADELLEQFDLVDAGKRPVKTYSGGMRRRLDLAASLIAKPPIIFLDEPTTGLDPRSRQGMWNVIRELLQSGITILLTTQYLEEADQLADRVAVIDDGRIIAEGTPDDLKSAVGTERLELEFADSAELTAAAAVIGGDTLRLDDQDRRLSLAVDGPDDVRQVLTALDLAGVKVADMTLSRPTLDDVFMALTGSDPTHEEADAA
- a CDS encoding TetR/AcrR family transcriptional regulator — its product is MNADQQDGYPVRTLELMWGLTTPSSRGPKASLNVEKIVRTAIGIADAEGLDAVSMRRIAEELGFTTMSIYRHIPSKEDLLDLMQDAAAEIPADVDFADMPQDNWREAIHWWAQHNLMMFRRHPWWLDLPISAPPMGPHHVRWMEQILHALRPTGLPADEKLGILLLVSMYALSIGRLDYSMSQGSARTGVQPEEWVKVYSETLAKVIDPAEFPAVAELIQANVLFAGPGSAAPESGTPESAPERAHADSAHSDQAHSDQAQSDQAQLDQAQSDQAQLDEAQQDLRFGLDIILDGIEALIARRQAR